From the genome of Gloeocapsa sp. PCC 73106, one region includes:
- the chlG gene encoding chlorophyll synthase ChlG — MSDSSTPEPTNTDRSAKTRQLLGMKGAAPGETSIGKIRLQLMKPITWIPLIWGVVCGAASSGGYTWDLESVLKAATCMLMSGPLLAGYTQTINDFYDRDLDAINEPYRPIPSGAISIPQVVAQILILLVAGIGVAYLLDLWAGHEFPIITALALFGSFLSYIYSAPPLKLKKNGWLGNYALGSSYIALPWWAGHALFGTLNWTIVVLTLIYSMAGLGIAVVNDFKSVEGDRQLGLKSLPVMFGITTAAWICVIMINVFQAGIALYLISIQQNLAATILLLLIIPQITFQDMYFLRDPLENDVKYQASAQPFLVLGMLVTGLALGHAGI; from the coding sequence ATGTCTGATTCTTCTACTCCTGAGCCAACCAACACAGATCGCAGTGCTAAAACTCGACAACTTTTAGGTATGAAAGGCGCAGCCCCGGGAGAGACATCGATTGGGAAAATTCGCTTACAGTTGATGAAACCCATTACCTGGATCCCTTTGATCTGGGGTGTTGTATGTGGCGCAGCTTCTTCCGGTGGTTATACCTGGGACCTCGAATCAGTACTGAAAGCAGCTACCTGTATGCTAATGTCTGGACCATTGTTAGCGGGATACACCCAAACGATTAACGACTTCTACGATCGCGATCTCGACGCCATCAACGAACCCTATCGCCCCATCCCTTCAGGAGCGATTTCCATACCCCAAGTAGTAGCACAAATCCTAATTTTACTAGTAGCAGGTATTGGTGTAGCTTACCTACTAGATCTCTGGGCGGGTCATGAATTTCCCATTATTACCGCTTTAGCCTTATTTGGTTCCTTTCTCTCCTATATCTATTCCGCACCACCTTTGAAACTTAAAAAAAATGGTTGGTTGGGGAATTACGCTTTAGGATCTAGTTATATCGCCTTACCCTGGTGGGCGGGACACGCTCTTTTTGGTACCCTAAACTGGACAATAGTAGTGCTGACATTGATTTACAGCATGGCAGGTTTGGGTATAGCCGTGGTGAACGATTTTAAAAGCGTGGAGGGCGATCGCCAACTAGGGCTTAAATCTTTACCGGTTATGTTTGGAATTACTACCGCCGCTTGGATTTGCGTGATTATGATTAACGTTTTTCAAGCGGGTATTGCTCTCTATTTAATCAGTATTCAGCAAAATCTAGCGGCAACGATCCTGCTGTTACTAATAATTCCCCAAATTACTTTCCAAGATATGTACTTTCTACGGGATCCCTTGGAAAACGACGTCAAGTACCAAGCTAGTGCTCAACCATTTTTAGTACTCGGTATGTTAGTCACCGGATTAGCATTGGGCCATGCCGGTATATAA
- a CDS encoding thioesterase family protein — protein sequence MSYTYRRVIYLGDTDAAGVIYFAKLLAICHEAYEDWLTQAGINFGELVSNSSVAIPVVHAEIDFLRPIFCAEELLIQIMTEPMTRDSFSLNYEVFKNQELVARAITKHVAIEAVTRRRTSLPSNIVECLKTKAQ from the coding sequence GTGAGCTATACTTATCGACGGGTAATTTATCTAGGTGACACCGATGCTGCGGGGGTTATTTACTTCGCTAAGCTCTTAGCTATTTGTCATGAAGCTTACGAAGACTGGTTGACTCAAGCAGGAATAAACTTTGGGGAGTTAGTGAGTAATTCTTCGGTAGCGATTCCCGTAGTCCACGCCGAGATAGATTTTTTGCGGCCTATCTTTTGCGCGGAGGAACTACTGATTCAAATTATGACCGAACCAATGACTAGGGATAGTTTTAGCCTTAACTATGAAGTGTTTAAAAATCAAGAGCTTGTGGCTCGAGCTATAACTAAACACGTTGCTATTGAGGCTGTGACTAGACGAAGGACCAGTCTACCCTCTAATATTGTAGAATGTCTAAAAACAAAAGCGCAATAA
- a CDS encoding P-II family nitrogen regulator yields the protein MKKIEAIIRPFKLDEVKIALVNAGIVGMTVSEVRGFGRQKGQTERYRGSEYTVEFLQKLKIEIVVENDQVDLVVDKIITAARTGEIGDGKIFISPIEQIIRIRTGEKDLEAV from the coding sequence TTGAAAAAGATAGAAGCAATTATCAGACCGTTTAAACTAGATGAAGTAAAAATAGCTCTTGTCAACGCGGGAATCGTCGGTATGACCGTTTCAGAGGTAAGAGGATTTGGTCGTCAAAAAGGTCAAACGGAACGTTATCGGGGTTCAGAGTATACGGTAGAGTTTTTACAAAAACTCAAAATAGAGATAGTAGTAGAAAATGACCAAGTGGATTTAGTGGTTGATAAAATAATCACCGCGGCTCGTACCGGAGAAATTGGGGATGGTAAGATATTTATTTCCCCAATAGAACAAATCATCCGGATTAGAACGGGAGAAAAAGATCTAGAAGCGGTGTAG